The region AATTTGATTCAGGCTCAGTTATTTACTGTGCATTTGGAAGCGAATGCATTATGAAAAAGGATGAATTTCAAGAATTGGTGAATGGTCTAGTGCTGACAGGTATGCCATTTCTAGCAGCACTAAAACCGCCAATCGGAGTAGATTCAATTGAAGAAGCATTGCCAGATAAGTTTGAAGAAAGTGTGCAGGGAAGAGGAGTGGTTCACGGAGGTTGGATTCAGCAGCAACTGATATTAAAACACCCGTCAATCGGATGCTTCATAACACATTGTGGAACAAGTTCATTAGTGGAAGCTTTGTTGAATAAGTGTCAACTAGTGCTGCTGCCTAATGTATATGGTGATCAAATCATCAATGCCAGAATATTCAGTCGAAATTTAAAGGTTGGTGTGGAAGTGGAGAAAGATGAAGAAGATGGGGCGCTTACTAGAGAGAATGTATACAAAGCTGTGGCTGCTGTCATGGAAGAGAATAGTGATGTTGCGAAACAGGTGCGAAACAATCATGCCAAGTTGAGGAATTTATTGTTGGACAAAGATTTGGATTCCTTTTACATCCACAACTTCATTAACAAATTGCAGGAGTTGGTGAAGGGATAATATTGATGTTAAGCTTGATGTACTTGTTTTCTCTAAAAACAACATTTTATGTAAAAGTTTATGTTTGTCTGTAATGTAAGACAAGAATAAATTGTATCATCTGTTATAAGAGAAGACAAGTGTGTAAAAAATTGTTTGTTTCTATAATAACCGGTAATTTTTGACGCTTGATAAAGATATTATTATTAACCCGTACTACTGATCAGAATATTTTTAGCCTCAGTACTTCAATTATAACCCTCAGAGTTTGCATGAAAATACTCATCAGCCCCTCAAAATATAACATACTTGTGCATCCTGATCCAAGTGAGGGGTTTTACGGTGACCGAAGGATCAAGTTATGGTGAAACACGAAAGTGTTCAAGAGCAATCATCATTTTGATGCCTGCAGCTGCAGTATATACCGCATATATTTTATTTAGTGCATGCTGCTACTTCCCATGGATTCAAGCATTTCTTTGGTAATCATACTCGTGATGTTGAGTTGTTATATAGTACAGATTCTGGGTGGGGAAAgcctaaaaatgtatgaacttctttcgGAGAAGTTGAAGAATTATAGAAAAATCTGGAAATCAAAACATGCTTACCAAAAGATGAGATGATTCAATTCAAAACCTCTTATCAAAAACCACACAAAAAACATACTACAAAAAGGAAGAGATGGTATGAACAAGATAACACTCGATCTAGATGACCAAATAACCatttaacatatatatatatatttaccaACTAATATCACAAGCAGCATAGATCGGCTTGTACAAACATTTAACAACACACTTACTATATATTTAATCTCATAAAATATGCGAAACAGAAAACTAGTAACTTTAGTCGATAAATCCATGGTTAAAGGTAGTGCTAAAAGCATCCATTTCTTTTTTTGATAAGCAAATTCCAATCTCTACAACTCCGTCTAAATCCCTGGACATACAAACCCCTGGAACTTGCTCGTATTTTCTTGGTTTTCCCCACCCAAAATCTGTACTATAATAGTCGAATTTTGGCGATCCAGAAACCCCAAGCTTTGTCTGCCCTTTTGTTACTTTAGGTTTCTCAAAATGCGTTTCCAAACCTTTCAACACTCCCTCTTCGTTATTAATCTTTTCATCAAGGACCTTTCTTATTTGTTGAACTGCACTATAAAACCCGTCCTCACCTACCAATTGCCTGGTTTTTAGGGTATTCCAACAGCCCAAAACTGCATTTCCAAAATAATTTGCAGGTATTGGTGGATCCAAACGAGCCCTGGCGTCCATGCCAAAAATCAAATGCTCCTCCTCTTCGGTTTCATGCCCTAAACTCACCCTTGCCTTAGCCATGCAAGTCCAAACATAAGCACATGCAACTATAAAAGCTGATACACGTGGAATTTGGTCCAACACCAAGTTCTTGAGTCCTTGGATCTGGGCTATATTCATTACAAATGTTGCTTGAACTCGGTCTTCTTGCAGCGGCCGTGCAGAAAGCAAAGCTTTAGAATTCTCATGCTGCGCCCTTATGAAAAGTGAAGCTATTCCCTTGGGTTCCTTAATCACACTCCTATCATAAAATGGGAGAGTATCTAGACTGTCACAATCATGTTCGCCGTTTAGTTGCTTAGCATTAATAGAAGCCCATGTCCTAATAAAATTGGACATAGTTTTTCCATCAGCAGCAACATGGGAGTTTGTGAATCCAATGCTGAATCCTTGGTCAGGAAACAAAgtcaactgaatagataaaaccGGAGATATGTTAATGGTGCCGTCTTCAACTGTATGAGTATCACCTCCTGGAAGTTTAGGAACAAGTGCAAAGAACTCATCAACATCCCGAGGATGATTCCCCGACAGGTGCTTGAATCCTTGGGAAGTAGCACCACTAAACTCAGCCATTGTCAGCAAAACCGAGTCATTGTCTAAGTAACGTAGTGCAGGGGCGGTACCATTGGCAAGATTTGTGGGGGTTATGAGATTACCACAGAAAGGAAAATAGTATTTAAAAGCAAAGGCAAGTGATTTCTTGAGATGCGGAACTAGTGTTTGCATAAACTCAGTTGTAGAACATGGGAAATCATAGAACAAAACACGGCCAAGAGGGGGCCAGTTTAGGGCCATCAAATCAAAAAAAGTGAGGGGTAAAATTGTTTGGGTGATGGAGGGATCAAGTGGTGGTGAAACACGGCAGTGCTCAAGAACAGTCACCATGTTGCATGCTGTTTTGGCCATTTCTCAAGACTGACTTGGCTTATATCAAATGTAAATGTAGACGATACATATAATTAGTAGGAGCTTTTAAGAGCCGCAATAATTGTACTAGTTGCTTCTCAAATGACCACATATTCAAGCTGTGCAAAT is a window of Apium graveolens cultivar Ventura chromosome 11, ASM990537v1, whole genome shotgun sequence DNA encoding:
- the LOC141696640 gene encoding phenolic glucoside malonyltransferase 1-like, translated to MAKTACNMVTVLEHCRVSPPLDPSITQTILPLTFFDLMALNWPPLGRVLFYDFPCSTTEFMQTLVPHLKKSLAFAFKYYFPFCGNLITPTNLANGTAPALRYLDNDSVLLTMAEFSGATSQGFKHLSGNHPRDVDEFFALVPKLPGGDTHTVEDGTINISPVLSIQLTLFPDQGFSIGFTNSHVAADGKTMSNFIRTWASINAKQLNGEHDCDSLDTLPFYDRSVIKEPKGIASLFIRAQHENSKALLSARPLQEDRVQATFVMNIAQIQGLKNLVLDQIPRVSAFIVACAYVWTCMAKARVSLGHETEEEEHLIFGMDARARLDPPIPANYFGNAVLGCWNTLKTRQLVGEDGFYSAVQQIRKVLDEKINNEEGVLKGLETHFEKPKVTKGQTKLGVSGSPKFDYYSTDFGWGKPRKYEQVPGVCMSRDLDGVVEIGICLSKKEMDAFSTTFNHGFID